A section of the Verrucomicrobiota bacterium genome encodes:
- a CDS encoding MerR family transcriptional regulator — MQTLKTPDKLYYSIGEVRALTDLEPYVLRYWESEFPQLKPKKNSGGQRAYQRKDIELILRIKELLYEQGYTIKGARALLRGERRGKGDASGNGGGRTDDTRAFLKKLHTELVSLQKMIAGHKPEDLFAE; from the coding sequence ATGCAGACGCTCAAGACCCCTGACAAGCTGTACTATTCGATCGGCGAGGTCCGTGCGCTCACGGACCTCGAGCCGTATGTGCTGCGCTACTGGGAGTCGGAGTTCCCGCAGCTCAAGCCGAAGAAGAACAGCGGCGGCCAGCGTGCTTACCAGCGCAAGGACATCGAACTGATCCTGCGCATCAAAGAGCTGCTCTACGAGCAGGGTTACACGATCAAGGGGGCGCGCGCCCTGTTGCGCGGCGAGCGTCGTGGCAAGGGAGATGCATCGGGCAATGGCGGCGGGCGCACTGACGACACGCGCGCGTTCCTCAAGAAGCTGCACACGGAGCTCGTGTCGCTGCAGAAGATGATCGCGGGCCACAAGCCCGAGGACCTGTTCGCCGAGTAG
- the plsY gene encoding glycerol-3-phosphate 1-O-acyltransferase PlsY, producing the protein MIGYLVAGIVVSYLVGSVPFAYVFGKLVRGVDVRRVGSGNVGGTNLMRSAGKAWGALVIALDLGKGACAAGLVAWLFYRDGMPVSYEVFGVICGAMAVVGHNWPVWLRFHGGKGVAASVGVFFALTPLAAACALGVWFVVLALTRIVSISSMIASLSLTGWNVLFESPRAYTIAGLVLALLIVVMHRANIRRLLTGTELKPFGPVGPSRKEPATEDTASTE; encoded by the coding sequence GTGATCGGCTATCTTGTCGCAGGCATCGTGGTGTCGTACCTGGTGGGGTCGGTGCCGTTTGCGTACGTGTTCGGGAAGCTGGTCCGGGGCGTTGACGTACGGCGCGTGGGCAGCGGCAACGTAGGCGGCACGAACCTGATGCGGTCAGCGGGCAAGGCCTGGGGCGCACTGGTGATCGCGCTCGATCTGGGCAAGGGGGCGTGTGCGGCGGGCCTGGTCGCCTGGCTGTTCTATCGCGACGGGATGCCGGTGAGCTACGAGGTCTTTGGGGTCATCTGCGGCGCGATGGCGGTGGTTGGTCATAATTGGCCCGTCTGGCTGCGGTTCCACGGCGGCAAGGGGGTGGCGGCGAGCGTGGGCGTGTTCTTTGCGCTCACGCCGCTGGCGGCGGCGTGCGCATTGGGCGTGTGGTTCGTCGTGCTGGCGTTGACGCGCATCGTGTCGATCTCGTCGATGATCGCGTCGCTGTCACTGACGGGATGGAACGTCCTGTTCGAGTCGCCACGGGCGTACACGATCGCCGGGCTGGTGCTCGCGCTGCTCATCGTGGTGATGCATAGGGCCAACATCCGGCGTCTGCTCACGGGCACGGAGCTCAAGCCGTTCGGGCCCGTTGGGCCGAGCAGGAAGGAACCTGCCACGGAGGACACGGCGAGCACGGAGTAG